A window of Hevea brasiliensis isolate MT/VB/25A 57/8 chromosome 14, ASM3005281v1, whole genome shotgun sequence contains these coding sequences:
- the LOC110638379 gene encoding disease resistance protein RPS5 has product MALDIILAIVPTIVECTFVPIKRHLSYALNSRSKVEKLKNQVNNLTNQRDGLKQSVDEATRQGDEIYDNFQNWLTSVGKAIEEAEDLVTGEEQAMQRCFLGLIPNLKKRYQLSKKVEKKALTVDALREAGRFDRISHRLPLRQIVAPSVYNNEVLHSRVSILEKVMGALMDPAVNMIGVYGMGGVGKNTLAKVHRKAIEDKLFDVIVMVTVTETPEVRKIQWKIADVLGLKLEESEDGRAYRLHQRLMNEKKILVILDDIWEQLEPEKVGIPYGNDHKGCKIFLTSRREDILSRDMGTQESFELRVLSEAEAWSLFVTMAGDVTNQALCSIATEVAKKCAGLPVLIVTVARALKNKELHEWRFALQELSRADNEGIQAKVYSALELSYNHLASEELKSFFLICAQFAQGDIQIRDLLLYSMGLDLLRSKGTVEDARYRVYKLISDLKASCLLLDGDRNGFVKMHDVVRDVALFMASKSQNLFTFRDIVEPKKWPNRDLRNCSRISLPYCEIHELPERLEYPELELLVVGTEDIHSKDRPDLKAAVYTIDKKSF; this is encoded by the coding sequence aTGGCCCTGGATATCATTCTTGCTATTGTTCCGACGATTGTGGAGTGCACTTTCGTCCCCATCAAGCGACACCTCAGTTATGCTTTAAACTCCAGAAGCAAGGTTGAAAAGCTCAAGAATCAGGTCAATAACTTGACAAATCAGAGAGACGGTTTGAAGCAGTCTGTTGATGAAGCTACGAGGCAAGGAGATGAGATCTATGATAATTTTCAAAATTGGCTGACCAGTGTGGGCAAAGCTATTGAAGAGGCTGAGGATCTCGTCACCGGCGAAGAACAAGCAATGCAAAGGTGTTTCTTGGGATTGATTCCCAATTTGAAGAAGCGTTACCAGCTTAGCAAGAAAGTGGAGAAGAAAGCTCTAACGGTGGATGCGCTCCGGGAGGCAGGCAGATTTGATCGAATTTCCCATCGCCTCCCTCTTCGGCAAATAGTGGCTCCTTCTGTCTATAATAACGAAGTCTTGCATTCAAGAGTCTCTATCTTGGAGAAAGTTATGGGTGCGCTGATGGATCCTGCTGTTAACATGATAGGGGTGTATGGTATGGGTGGTGTTGGTAAAAACACTTTAGCTAAAGTTCACAGGAAAGCTATAGAAGACAAGTTATTCGATGTTATAGTTATGGTTACTGTGACTGAAACACCAGAGGTTAGAAAAATTCAATGGAAGATTGCTGATGTGCTGGGCTTGAAATTAGAGGAGTCTGAAGATGGAAGAGCATATCGATTGCATCAACGATTGATGAATGAGAAGAAGATCCTCGtaattttggatgatatttgggAACAACTCGAACCGGAGAAAGTAGGAATTCCTTATGGTAATGATCACAAAGGATGCAAAATATTTCTGACCTCCAGAAGAGAAGATATATTGTCTCGAGACATGGGTACCCAAGAAAGTTTTGAGCTTCGAGTTTTATCAGAAGCGGAGGCGTGGAGTTTATTTGTGACAATGGCTGGTGATGTTACAAATCAGGCCTTGTGCTCTATAGCAACTGAAGTAGCCAAAAAATGTGCAGGTTTACCTGTTTTGATTGTTACAGTTGCAAGAGCTTTGAAGAATAAGGAATTGCATGAATGGAGGTTTGCCTTGCAGGAGCTATCTAGGGCTGACAATGAAGGAATTCAGGCAAAAGTATATTCAGCTCTAGAGTTGAGCTACAACCATCTGGCTAGTGAAGAACTAAAGTCATTTTTCTTGATTTGCGCTCAATTTGCTCAGGGTGATATTCAAATAAGAGATTTGCTGCTGTACAGTATGGGTTTGGATTTGCTTAGAAGCAAAGGTACAGTGGAGGATGCAAGATACAGAGTGTATAAATTGATAAGTGACCTCAAAGCTTCTTGCTTGCTActagatggtgacaggaatgggTTTGTGAAAATGCATGACGTTGTTAGAGATGTTGCTCTTTTTATGGCATCTAAATCTCAAAACCTATTCACATTCAGAGATATAGTTGAACCGAAGAAATGGCCAAACAGGGATCTCAGAAACTGCTCCAGAATTTCTTTACCTTACTGTGAAATCCATGAGCTTCCTGAACGATTAGAGTACCCAGAATTAGAGTTACTAGTCGTTGGCACTGAAGATATTCATTCAAAAGACCGCCCTGATTTGAAAGCTGCAGTGTATACAATTGACAAAAAATCATTTTGA
- the LOC110638367 gene encoding uncharacterized protein LOC110638367 gives MSNITDELKMKNTKSKSLNPSISENPNPPHSHTKTREEGEISSSTDGDENPVCSATQPAGSAKQPAPAGSIHAPTLNKFTEHIQARKFTFGTNPPNSADVQSRASVLPNNDKSFEKNWVPLKSANPGWHGPPGADTNLVVSFLDDDTGSESEDHRAEKALENKWNMAGVDGNQRPPSLLSERSSKLQQTAGNVSKIMAKKLSLSRTYISSTAKITGGAHCSSSVPSSVDQGSQVSVFNNMNRKFTSPEHGFIQGVGSNITKLWDFRQQIALRERELKLKAAQQNEESASVSGRDCTAVKLGSDTVGKYNAVSADVGQIEVKEPDGKRLKVSGSYSTQLASERRQEMLAVKSVLPLKEQAVESSTLQDRNTVDHNQKESPTRRAESSVVKWQKQDNKRVENSLENLPRVDINSNCSQTDRSAMQKSMELNHPVNIGWNQLLGSLLKISTSEQHLMVGCDCHEGVSNDRRAESSLNNISQASLDDVGLWNYLGAPNVSDHSNINMHSLVEMEESLDKELEEAQEHRRICEIEERNALKAHRKAQRALFDANAKRTELYRKKELYSAQFQCFILNDSSLLWSMRKHQQVGLGLNYTDKKSRKLELMPPSSDSGGLGMMVITN, from the exons ATGTCGAACATCACCGATGAACTCAAGATGAAGAATACCAAATCCAAGTCCCTTAATCCTTCTATTTCTGAAAATCCTAATCCACCTCACTCCCACACCAAAACTAGAGAAGAAGGCGAGATCTCTTCTTCAACTGATGGCGAC GAAAATCCTGTTTGCTCAGCTACACAGCCTGCTGGTTCAGCTAAACAACCTGCACCTGCTGGGTCCATTCATGCGCCTACATTGAACAAATTCACTGAACACATTCAGGCCA GGAAGTTTACTTTTGGCACAAATCCACCAAACTCTGCTGATGTTCAGTCCCGAGCATCTGTGCTACCAAATAATGACAAGAGCTTTGAGAAGAATTGGGTGCCATTGAAATCAGCTAATCCTGGATGGCATGGGCCTCCAGGTGCTGATACTAACCTAGTGGTAAGCTTCTTGGATGATGACACAGGAAGTGAATCAGAAGATCACAGAGCAGAAAAGGCTTTGGAAAATAAATGGAACATGGCTGGGGTGGATGGTAATCAAAGGCCGCCTTCTCTTTTATCAGAAAGATCAAGTAAATTACAACAGACTGCTGGAAATGTAAGCAAAATAATGGCCAAGAAATTATCTCTTAGTCGCACATATATCTCATCAACTGCAAAGATTACTGGTGGAGCCCATTGCAGTAGTTCTGTACCCTCATCTGTTGATCAAGGATCTCAAGTTAGCGTTTTTAATAATATGAacagaaaatttacaagcccagaGCATGGTTTCATTCAAGGTGTGGGTTCGAATATCACCAAACTTTGGGACTTTAGGCAGCAGATAGCACTTCGAGAAAGAGAACTGAAGCTTAAGGCTGCCCAGCAGAATGAGGAATCTGCTTCAGTTTCTGGCAGGGATTGCACTGCTGTGAAACTAGGCTCTGACACAGTCGGGAAATATAATGCAGTCTCTGCTGATGTTGGACAAATAGAAGTAAAAGAGCCAGATGGGAAACGCTTAAAAGTCAGTGGATCTTATTCTACCCAGTTAGCATCAGAAAGGAGACAAGAAATGCTAGCTGTAAAATCTGTTTTACCATTGAAAGAGCAAGCAGTAGAGAGCAGTACTTTGCAGGACAGGAATACTGTTGATCATAACCAAAAAGAAAGTCCCACAAGAAGGGCAGAGTCGAGCGTTGTTAAATGGCAAAAACAAGACAATAAGCGGGTGGAGAATTCATTAGAGAATCTACCTa GGGTTGACATCAATAGTAATTGCTCTCAGACTGACAGGAGCGCTATGCAG AAAAGTATGGAGTTGAATCATCCAGTTAATATTGGTTGGAACCAACTACTGGGTTCTCTCTTAAAGATATCAACTAGTGAACAGCATTTAATGGTTGGTTGTGATTGTCATGAAGGTGTATCCAATGACAGGAGAGCTGAATCATCATTGAACAATATTTCTCAG GCATCTTTGGACGATGTAGGCCTTTGGAATTATTTAGGTGCTCCAAATGTCTCAGATCATAGCAACATAAATATGCATTCGTTGGTTGAAATGGAGGAATCATTGGACAAGGAGTTGGAGGAAGCGCAAGAGCATAGACGCATATGTGAAATTGAAGAAAGAAATGCTCTTAAAGCTCATCGAAAAGCCCAAAGGGCTTTGTTTGATGCTAATGCTAAGCGTACTGAACTTTATCGTAAAAAGGAACTGTACTCAGCTCAATTTCAATGTTTCATTTTGAATGATTCCAGTTTGTTATGGTCCATGAGAAAGCATCAACAGGTTGGACTTGGGTTGAATTATACAGACAAAAAATCTAGAAAACTAGAACTAATGCCACCATCTAGCGATTCAGGAGGCTTGGGTATGATGGTCATAACCAACTAG
- the LOC110638363 gene encoding uncharacterized protein LOC110638363, whose protein sequence is MGSEPCGEPDASTSEPLHLKRKNVANVLSSPSHDPNISADEDEETSPLDHETATLSSELFARLGRRILPKNNVLSNFEPANELGTENDNGSDRTQTNNGSVPLSEAGRNQEFNLEDGSLWLFSNLLQKDLPADEPFLLGNDGRIEINGSWDKQSSYFQSRKSIVNHLNQLLPADVQSLEKALLILSQEVNKLEGMRKALSIFSQSIEADPKSEILWISYLLIYYGSIKSIANEDMFSHVVKHNDRSYGLRLMYINSHMHLDDRLAAYVAALTALCRQSFACERVEMNASTCFLDLFL, encoded by the exons ATGGGGTCTGAACCATGTGGTGAACCAGATGCAAGTACATCAGAGCCATTGCATCTTAAGAGGAAAAATGTTGCAAATGTACTAAGCTCTCCATCACATGATCCTAATATTTCAGCAGATGAAGACGAGGAGACATCTCCACTAGACCATGAAACT GCAACATTAAGTTCTGAACTATTTGCGCGGCTAGGAAGGAGAATTTTGCCAAAGAATAATGTTTTATCCAACTTTGAGCCTGCAAATGAGCTGGGGACTGAAAATGACAATGGAAGTGACAgaactcagacaaacaatggcaGTGTTCCATTATCAGAGGCAGGAAGAAATCAAGAATTTAATCTTGAAG ATGGTTCTCTATGGCTA TTCTCAAATTTACTTCAAAAGGATTTGCCTGCTGATGAGCCCTTTTTGCTTGGCAATGATGGTCGTATCGAGATCAATGGGAGTTGGGACAAGCAATCATCATACTTTCAGAGTAGAAAAAGCATTGTG AATCATCTGAATCAATTGCTACCTGCTGATGTGCAATCCCTGGAGAAGGCCCTTCTTATTCTCAGTCAGGAGGTTAACAAGCTAGAGGGTATGAGAAAG GCACTTTCTATATTTTCACAATCAATTGAGGCTGATCCAAAATCTGAAATTCTGTGGATAAGTTACCTTCTTATTTACTATGGCAGCATCAAATCAATTGCGAATGAGGACATGTTCTCCCATGTG GTCAAACACAATGACAGGTCCTATGGACTTCGGCTTATGTATATCAACAGTCATATGCATCTTGATGATCGGTTAGCTGCCTATGTTGCCGCCCTCACAGCACTCTGCCGCCAATCATTTGCTTGTGAAAGGGTTGAAATGAATGCTAGCACATGCTTTTTAGACTTGTTTTTGTAG